The DNA sequence CCGTCCTGGACCAGGCACGGGCCGCGCGGGCCGCCGGGGCGACGGCGCTCCTGGTGCACCGTCCCTCGGCCGGCGACTGGAAGCCGTCTGTCGGCTACGGGGCCGCGCCTCTCCCGGTCCTCGGCCTGCGGGCGGACGAGGCCGCCGTGGTGAGGACGGCCCTCGGCAAGGGGAGGACGGAGGTCTCCTGGGCCGCCACGGCCGTCAGCCCGTTCGTGTACAACCTGTCGTTCCCGGAGAAGGGGCAGATCACCTCGGACCGCACCTACAAGGTCCGGGACAAGAAGCTCGGCTCGGTCGTCTCCACCCATGAATCCATGGGCGTGGCCACCGACTTCGTCGACACGCTCCTGGTCTCCCGCCCCTACGGCGCGACCTTCGGCGCGTCCTCGCTCGCCGTCGTCGCCGCCCCCGGAAAACGCACCGAGTTCTACACGGCGGGGGACACGGTCTGGCAGAAGATGCTTTCCTCCAGCTTCCCCTGGGGCGAGCTGATGACGGGCAACGCCCGCACGTACCAGGCGGGTCGGGCCACGGAGGAGGAGTGGTACCGGGGCCTGCTGGTTCCCGGCGCCCCGCGCGACGCGCAGGGGGCGGAGCTGCTCGCCGGCGAACGCCAGGACAACATGATCGGCGTCGCCCCGGCCTTCATGACCGACTCCGAACACGTGGGTCAGCAGGGCTCGTTCGGTGACATCGGCAATACGCGGCTCAAGCGTGAGGGCGAACTCGTCGGCGAGAGCGGCTATCCGTTCGGAGCCTTCGCCGTGCCCGCCGAGGATGCCGCGTACGAACTCACCCTGACGACCATGAAGATCGGCTCGCCCGCCGCGGTCTGGAAGCGGTCCACACGGACGGAGACCACCTGGGCGTTCCGATCCGAGCGGAAGCCGGACGTGGCATCACAAGGCCTCCCACTTCTCTTCCCGCGCTACGACGTGCCGTCGGACGGCATGAAGACGGTGCCCGCGAAGGACAGCCAGAAGATCGGGCTCGGCGCGACCGGGCACGCCGGATACACCCCCGGCGAACTCACCGGCGCCACGGTCTCCTTCAGCTACGACGGCGGCGAGACCTGGCACGCGGCCCCCACCGCACAGCGGAGCGGCAGCTGGACCGCGACCGTCGACCACGCGGACGCGACCGGGAAGTCGGTCACGCTGCGGACGGAACTGACCGACGCGAACGGCAACTCCGTGGTGCAGACCGTCGACGACGCGTACGTCGTGCGCTGAAGGGGCGGCCGTCGAGCGAGCGGATGCGCCGATGAGCCGCTGAATCCGTGATCGGCCGGTCGCGCGAGCGGCTGGAACGCCGACCCGCCGATCACTCCGACCGGTCCGTCGGGCGTCCTTCCCGTGGGGGGTGGGGCCGCCCGGCGGATCTCTGTACGGGTCACATTTTCCCGGTGTCCCGGTTTCGGGCCGCCTCCGCGGTGGACAATAAGGGCATGAGTCAGCAGGGGGAGAAGCCCGCCGCCCACGAGGACGACTGGTGGCACAAGCTGTATGACGAGACCGCGCCGGACGCCGGTCCCAGCGCTGTGGCCGACAGCCTCGACGACCGCTTCGACTCCGTGTCGGACACGGTGAGCAGCCCGGCGGGCGACCACCGGGCCTCCGTGCGCGAGACCGTGCGGGACCCGTACGGGGACGCCTGCGAGGACCCGTACGCGGACCGGTTCGAGGAACCGGACGCGGACCGCTACGAGAACCCGTACGCGGATGCCTACCGGCCGCCGGAGCCGAGTGGGCCCGTGGTGACGCGGCGGGAGTTGTCGCCGGACCCCGCCCCGGTTCCGGAAACGGCTCCGGAAGCGGCTCCGGACCCGCGAACGGCTCCCGACCCGGCAAGGGCGCCGGATCCCGTGCTGGACCCGCGGTCGGCCCGGGACCCGTACGCGAAGCGCGACCGGCCGCCGGAGCAGGCCACTCACGCCGTACCGGAGCCGGAACCGGAGCCGGGCCCGGGGCGGGAGGACTGGCCGCGCGGCGCCGACCCCGAAGGGACTGTCGCTCCGGCGCCGGCCGCCCTGCCCGCGCCGGAGGTACCGTCCGCGCCGGAGGTGCCGTCCGCAGCAGGGGCGCCTGCCGTCCCGCCCGCACCTCCGACGGTGCCGCCCGTGGCGCCGCCTCTTCCGCCCTCCCCGCCGGCCACTCCCCGCACCGCCGTCTTCCCCGCCCCCTGGGAGGCGCCCGCCGGGCAGTCCGGGCCCCGGACGTTCGCCGCGCCCCGCGTGCCGACAGCACCCGGGCCCGGCGCCCCGCACGCACTCCCGCCGGACCTCGCCGCCGCCGACACGGCCGACGGCCGGCCGTCCGTCGGGCACCTCGGGGACCGGCCGCCCACCTACGACGCCGAACCCGCCGCCCTGCCCTCCGCCACCTCGGAGAACCTGGCCGGCCTCGCCCCCGACACCGTCCTGGACGGCGCGCGGTACGGGACGTACACCCTGCGCGCCGCCTCCGTACGCGGCGACTCCGCCCGCTTCCGCGGAGAACCCCGGCGCGACGGGCTGCTCACCGCCCGCTTCGGGGCCGCCGAGAGCGCCCTCGTCCTCGTCGCCGTGGCCGGCGGCAGACGGACCGGCGAGGCGGCGCACCTCGCCGCGGCCGACGCCTGCCGCTGGATCGGCGGAGCCGTCGCCCGCAGCCACCTCCGGCTCTCCGAGGACATAAGAGCGGGCCGCCGGGACGACCTGAAGGCCGGGCTGCACCGGCTCACGGACCGTACGTACGGCAAGCTGCGCGCCCGCGCCGCCGAACTCGGCGTCGAACCGGACGCGTACACCGCGAGCCTCCGCTGCCTCCTGCTGTCCGCCGACCCCGCCTGCCGCACCCGGGTCTTCTTCGGCGTCGGCAGTGGCGGCCTCTTCCGCCTCCGTGACGGACTCTGGCAGGACCTGGAGCCCTTCGTCCCGGCGGCCGACGGCCCGATGCCGGGCGACGAGCAGGAGGAGAGCCCGGACGGGGACCGGCTGACCATGGACCTCCAGATCGCCGCACCGCCGCCCCCGGACGCCGAGAGCCCCGCGCGCCGCCCTGCCGAGCCCTTCCGCTTCCGGGCCACCGTGGCGCGCCCCGGCGACACGCTGCTGCTGTGCAGCAACGGACTGGCCGAGCCGATGCGCGGAGAGGCGGCGCTCCCCGGCGAGCTCGCCGAACGCTGGGGGAGCACCGGGCCGCCCGGGCTGCCCGCCTTCCTCGCCGACACCCAGCTCCGGATCAAGGGGTACGCCGACGACCGCACCTGCGCCGCGGTCTGGGAGGCGTAACCGCGCGCACCGTGGGTTGATGGATTCCGGAGCCGGGCGACACGGTGTTTCGGGCTCCGGAGTCCGGACAACCGAAGTGCACGGAGCACGGGCAAGGAAGGGTGCGCACCCATGGCCAAGCAGAACGTGGCGGAGCAGTTCGTCGACATCCTCGCCAGGGCCGGCGTCAAACGTCTGTACGGCGTCGTCGGCGACAGTCTGAACCCCGTCGTGGACGCCATCCGGCGTAACTCGGCCATCGACTGGATCCACGTCCGCCACGAGGAGACCGCCGCCTTCGCGGCCGGTGCGGAAGCGCAGGTCAGCGGCTCACTCGCGGCCTGCGCCGGCTCCTGCGGCCCGGGCAACCTGCA is a window from the Streptomyces sp. MMBL 11-1 genome containing:
- a CDS encoding protein phosphatase 2C domain-containing protein produces the protein MSQQGEKPAAHEDDWWHKLYDETAPDAGPSAVADSLDDRFDSVSDTVSSPAGDHRASVRETVRDPYGDACEDPYADRFEEPDADRYENPYADAYRPPEPSGPVVTRRELSPDPAPVPETAPEAAPDPRTAPDPARAPDPVLDPRSARDPYAKRDRPPEQATHAVPEPEPEPGPGREDWPRGADPEGTVAPAPAALPAPEVPSAPEVPSAAGAPAVPPAPPTVPPVAPPLPPSPPATPRTAVFPAPWEAPAGQSGPRTFAAPRVPTAPGPGAPHALPPDLAAADTADGRPSVGHLGDRPPTYDAEPAALPSATSENLAGLAPDTVLDGARYGTYTLRAASVRGDSARFRGEPRRDGLLTARFGAAESALVLVAVAGGRRTGEAAHLAAADACRWIGGAVARSHLRLSEDIRAGRRDDLKAGLHRLTDRTYGKLRARAAELGVEPDAYTASLRCLLLSADPACRTRVFFGVGSGGLFRLRDGLWQDLEPFVPAADGPMPGDEQEESPDGDRLTMDLQIAAPPPPDAESPARRPAEPFRFRATVARPGDTLLLCSNGLAEPMRGEAALPGELAERWGSTGPPGLPAFLADTQLRIKGYADDRTCAAVWEA